One Paenibacillus sp. FSL H7-0737 DNA segment encodes these proteins:
- the mgrA gene encoding L-glyceraldehyde 3-phosphate reductase translates to MVYVANEARYEDMRYNRCGNSGLKLPAISLGLWQNFGGIDTYENGREMITRAFDLGITHFDLANNYGPPAGSAEELFGKVLASDMAPYRDEVVISTKAGYNMWPGPYGEWGSRKYMLASLDQSLKRLGIDYVDIYYSHRPDPETPLEETMQALDHAVRSGKALYIGLSNYTAEQTLEAVRILNSLGTPLLIHQPSYSMLDRWIEGSLQGVLEQSGVGSIAFTPLAQGLLTNKYLNGIPEGSRAAKPSAALNESRITPDVKRKIHALNQLAVSRGQSLAQLALAWTLRDGKITSALIGASRISQIEENIAALQHLEFSQAELDRIETILQTENGTG, encoded by the coding sequence ATGGTATATGTAGCAAATGAAGCACGATATGAAGACATGCGTTATAACCGTTGCGGGAACTCAGGTCTTAAGCTTCCGGCAATCTCATTAGGACTTTGGCAGAATTTTGGTGGAATTGATACTTACGAGAATGGCAGAGAAATGATCACTCGTGCTTTTGATCTTGGAATTACTCATTTTGATCTAGCCAACAACTATGGACCACCAGCGGGTTCAGCAGAAGAGCTCTTTGGGAAAGTGCTTGCAAGTGATATGGCTCCATATCGAGATGAAGTGGTGATTTCTACAAAAGCAGGGTACAACATGTGGCCCGGTCCTTATGGCGAATGGGGTTCGCGTAAATATATGCTGGCTAGTCTGGATCAGAGTCTGAAGCGGCTGGGTATAGATTATGTTGATATCTATTATTCGCATCGGCCGGACCCGGAAACACCTCTTGAAGAAACCATGCAGGCGCTCGACCATGCTGTGCGTTCCGGCAAAGCTCTGTATATAGGATTATCTAACTATACCGCGGAGCAGACGCTCGAAGCGGTTAGAATCTTGAACAGCCTAGGAACGCCGCTCTTAATTCATCAGCCGAGTTATTCTATGCTCGATCGCTGGATTGAGGGGAGTTTACAGGGTGTGCTGGAACAGAGCGGAGTTGGCAGTATCGCTTTTACACCTCTGGCTCAAGGATTGTTAACCAATAAGTATTTAAATGGAATCCCAGAAGGATCAAGAGCGGCCAAACCCTCTGCTGCGTTAAATGAAAGCCGAATTACACCGGATGTGAAGCGCAAGATCCACGCGTTAAATCAGCTTGCTGTTTCAAGAGGCCAGAGTTTGGCGCAGCTTGCACTAGCTTGGACACTACGTGATGGGAAGATTACTTCTGCATTGATAGGGGCTAGCAGAATTAGTCAGATTGAAGAGAATATAGCTGCACTTCAGCATTTGGAGTTCTCGCAGGCAGAATTGGATCGCATTGAGACTATTCTTCAAACGGAGAATGGAACTGGATGA